The genomic interval CGGGCGGCCGCGGCCAGACGGTCCGGCGACACCGGAACGGCCGGCGGCGTGCCGCGGACACCGTCGAGGAAGATCTGCTGCTGCCGGGCGCGTGCGCCCCGTGGTTCGTCGGTCATGCCGGCGAGCGTGGCACGACCGTGGTCATGCCGTCAACGCACCGACCGCCACCCGTCGGCACGGTCACGGTCAGACCGTGATGGTCTCGCGGTCCGCGTCGTGGCCCGTGCGCCCGTGCGCCCGTCCGGCGTCGTCGCGCGTGTGTCGGCCGCCCGAGCACCAGCCGCCGCCGGAGCGGTGCTTGCCGAAGATCCCCATCAGCGGGAAGACGATCCACCACATCCACCACGCGTCCGTGACCGCCAGGACGACCAGCGTCGCCATGACGACGGCGACGCCGATCATCCGGCCATCGACCGCGTCCGACAGGCGTCGCCGGGGACGGCGCGGACCGCTCGGCGGGCTGGCAAGGGTCGGCAGCGCCGGTAGATCCCGCAGCACCGGCTCGAGGTCCGCACGCGTGACGGCGGCGTACGCCTCGCCGACCCGTTCCTCGAACTCGGTCATCGTCAGGCGGCCGTCGGCCGCGTGCCGGTGCAGCACCTCGATGACCCGGTCGCGCTCGGCATCCGAGGCGCGCACGTGTCCGTCCGCGGCAGCCATCGGGTCTCCTGTCTCCACCAATCTTGTCACTGTAAACATACCACCCCGGCCGGACGGCG from Euzebyales bacterium carries:
- a CDS encoding DUF1707 domain-containing protein gives rise to the protein MAAADGHVRASDAERDRVIEVLHRHAADGRLTMTEFEERVGEAYAAVTRADLEPVLRDLPALPTLASPPSGPRRPRRRLSDAVDGRMIGVAVVMATLVVLAVTDAWWMWWIVFPLMGIFGKHRSGGGWCSGGRHTRDDAGRAHGRTGHDADRETITV